The following coding sequences are from one Halomonas sp. HAL1 window:
- a CDS encoding heavy metal translocating P-type ATPase: protein MSCQGCVKRMREAIQSSDPKADVIGTPSEKRLEVVSTLTDTELDQCLTEAGYPPGEAALEETALNDADKQRDNAPPAEAEKTASNPPHSQGHGQGKKQRLAISGMTCASCVKSVQKALERTEGVDTASVNFGSHSAQVFGSAETQALIAAVESAGYGAEPIVDMREAERTRAEQDAKTYQKRLRGSAISLALAIPLMLSMLFFHPHPMGLGRLYWLVIGLLTLGIMAFPGRHFFVNAWKQFKHRQANMDTLVAIGTGTAWLYSMAVVLFAPWLPEVAQGIYFEASAMVIGLILLGNAMELRARGRTSNALKRLLDLQSRTARVIRDGHEQEIEIDAVQTGDHVRVRPGERLPVDGQVTEGESYIDESMLTGEPLPVAKREGDDVSAGTVNGRGGLVYQATRVGADTRLGQITEQVASAQNSRPPIGELADQVSSVFVPAVMIIAVLTALVWFNLGPAPQVIHMLVTATTVLIIACPCALGLATPISTMIGVGKAAEHGVLVRSGEALQTASKLTTLVVDKTGTLTQGKPSVTDAQMFGVEQSTVLGLVNALERGSEHPLAAALMNYADEHNAPPAEVNGFDSVTGGGVKAQTSDGKALLLGNARLLSEAGVDLKAGEEQARALEEQARTLVYLAVDEKLAALFGISDPLRHDTVAAIKRLQKDGLTIVMLTGDNEHTAKAIAREVGIDEFRAGLLPEDKHAEIERRQKAGEIVGMVGDGINDAPALARANVGFAIGQGTDVAIESAGITLMRGSLHGVASAIEISRATLRNIKQNLVGAFGYNLLCIPIAAGVLYPITGMLLSPMIAGAAMSLSSITVVSNANRLRLWKASQEEYS, encoded by the coding sequence ATGAGCTGCCAGGGCTGCGTTAAGCGTATGCGCGAGGCGATTCAAAGTAGCGATCCTAAAGCTGACGTGATCGGCACGCCTAGCGAAAAACGTCTTGAGGTGGTTTCGACGTTAACCGACACCGAGCTTGATCAATGCTTGACCGAGGCGGGCTATCCACCAGGCGAAGCAGCGCTGGAGGAAACAGCCCTAAATGATGCTGATAAGCAGCGGGATAACGCGCCACCCGCTGAAGCTGAAAAGACTGCAAGTAATCCCCCCCATTCTCAAGGGCATGGCCAAGGCAAAAAGCAGCGCTTGGCGATTAGCGGGATGACCTGCGCCAGCTGTGTCAAAAGCGTTCAAAAAGCGCTTGAACGTACCGAGGGTGTGGACACCGCCAGCGTCAACTTTGGCAGCCACTCCGCCCAGGTATTCGGCAGTGCCGAGACCCAAGCATTGATCGCCGCCGTTGAGTCAGCGGGCTACGGCGCCGAGCCGATTGTGGATATGCGGGAGGCCGAGCGCACCCGGGCAGAGCAGGATGCCAAGACATACCAAAAACGCCTGCGTGGCAGCGCCATCTCGTTGGCACTGGCGATTCCACTTATGTTGAGCATGCTGTTTTTCCACCCTCATCCTATGGGGCTAGGGCGTCTCTACTGGCTGGTAATTGGTCTATTAACCCTGGGCATTATGGCCTTCCCAGGGCGGCACTTTTTCGTCAACGCCTGGAAGCAGTTTAAGCACCGCCAAGCCAATATGGATACATTAGTCGCCATAGGCACCGGCACTGCCTGGCTCTACTCCATGGCGGTGGTGCTGTTCGCGCCCTGGTTACCGGAAGTCGCTCAAGGCATCTATTTTGAAGCCTCCGCCATGGTGATCGGGCTGATTCTGCTCGGCAATGCCATGGAACTGCGCGCCCGAGGGCGCACCAGCAATGCCTTAAAGCGCCTGCTTGACCTACAGAGCCGAACAGCGAGAGTTATTCGCGACGGCCACGAGCAGGAGATTGAGATCGATGCCGTGCAAACGGGTGATCACGTTCGAGTGCGGCCTGGCGAACGACTGCCTGTGGATGGTCAGGTGACCGAAGGCGAAAGCTATATAGATGAGTCGATGCTCACCGGCGAGCCTTTACCGGTAGCGAAGCGCGAAGGGGATGATGTCAGCGCTGGCACGGTGAATGGCCGTGGCGGGCTGGTATATCAAGCAACGCGAGTAGGCGCCGATACCCGGCTGGGCCAAATTACCGAACAGGTGGCGAGCGCTCAGAACTCGCGCCCTCCGATTGGCGAGCTCGCCGACCAGGTCTCCAGCGTTTTTGTGCCTGCGGTAATGATTATTGCCGTGCTGACAGCTCTAGTGTGGTTCAACCTAGGGCCCGCCCCCCAGGTGATCCATATGCTGGTGACAGCGACCACCGTGCTGATCATTGCCTGCCCCTGCGCGCTGGGCCTGGCCACCCCAATCTCAACCATGATCGGCGTCGGTAAAGCGGCAGAACATGGGGTGCTGGTGCGCAGCGGCGAAGCGTTGCAAACCGCTAGCAAGCTGACCACGCTAGTCGTCGATAAGACTGGCACGCTCACCCAGGGCAAGCCCAGCGTTACCGATGCACAGATGTTTGGCGTGGAGCAATCCACCGTGCTGGGGCTGGTGAACGCACTTGAGCGTGGCTCTGAACACCCACTGGCAGCGGCGTTAATGAATTACGCAGATGAACACAACGCTCCCCCTGCCGAGGTTAATGGTTTCGACAGCGTGACCGGCGGCGGAGTGAAAGCTCAAACATCCGACGGCAAAGCACTGTTGCTGGGCAATGCGCGTCTGTTAAGCGAGGCGGGGGTGGATCTCAAAGCAGGTGAAGAGCAGGCCCGCGCTCTGGAGGAGCAGGCCCGCACGCTGGTTTATCTAGCGGTGGATGAAAAACTAGCTGCGCTTTTTGGCATAAGCGACCCACTTCGCCACGATACCGTGGCCGCGATCAAGCGCCTGCAAAAAGACGGCTTAACCATCGTGATGTTAACCGGGGATAACGAGCACACCGCCAAAGCCATTGCTCGGGAAGTGGGCATCGATGAGTTTCGCGCGGGCTTGTTGCCTGAAGACAAGCACGCCGAGATCGAGCGCCGTCAAAAGGCGGGGGAAATCGTTGGCATGGTGGGCGATGGCATTAATGATGCCCCAGCGCTGGCCCGAGCAAATGTGGGCTTTGCGATTGGCCAAGGCACCGATGTGGCCATTGAGAGCGCGGGCATCACGCTAATGCGTGGTTCGCTGCACGGGGTGGCGTCTGCGATAGAGATCAGCCGCGCCACGCTGCGCAATATCAAACAGAACCTGGTGGGCGCCTTTGGCTACAACCTGCTGTGTATTCCCATCGCGGCGGGGGTGCTCTACCCGATCACCGGCATGCTGCTTTCACCGATGATAGCGGGCGCTGCCATGTCACTCTCTTCCATCACCGTGGTGAGTAACGCCAATCGCTTGCGGCTATGGAAAGCTAGCCAGGAGGAGTACTCATGA
- a CDS encoding MerR family DNA-binding protein has translation MKVNELAKRGGVTAETVRHYAREQLLAPQRHPDNGYQLFSDTDLERLRFIQRARKLGFSVAEIRDILTHADQGDSPCPLVRDLLASRLPQIRARIAELEALAERMEHALTSWQHMPDGTPDGHSVCRLIESFPDSPSTQEAP, from the coding sequence ATGAAAGTTAATGAGCTTGCCAAACGAGGCGGCGTCACCGCTGAGACCGTGCGCCATTACGCTCGTGAACAGCTGCTTGCCCCCCAGCGGCACCCGGATAATGGCTATCAACTTTTTTCCGATACTGACTTAGAGCGGCTGCGCTTTATTCAACGGGCGCGCAAATTAGGTTTTAGCGTGGCGGAGATTCGCGACATCCTGACCCACGCCGACCAAGGCGACTCCCCTTGCCCGTTAGTCCGCGATTTACTCGCTAGCCGTTTGCCACAAATACGAGCGCGTATTGCTGAGCTCGAAGCTCTGGCTGAACGTATGGAGCATGCCTTGACCAGTTGGCAGCATATGCCCGATGGCACTCCCGATGGGCATAGCGTATGCCGCTTGATTGAAAGCTTCCCAGACTCACCATCTACCCAGGAGGCCCCATGA
- a CDS encoding OmpP1/FadL family transporter, whose amino-acid sequence MNNKFNKLTLAAAITAAFASQAHAGGYQINEQSVSGQGYGHAGRSSNVHDATIVYGNPAGMSFLDRAQITAGATYLNVSTDISNAEASRTLDSGLATGVGPSGSQIPVGSIPGGNDGDMVPGTAIPFAFYAHPVNDQLAFGFGVYAPFGSKTDYEDDFQGRYFGNYTELTVVSAQPTVSYRFNEQWAVGVGVTYNQVEGELRRQLPSEATFNPANDIDSRVDGEDEAWGYNLGVIYRPAPETTLGLTYRSKVDYELEGNFTATDPLGNLVRADNANLDLTTPETVNFSLTQQMTDRLKLMFGASWVRWSQFEEIRVVNDQGGPITDEQQNYENVWAFATGGEYQLTPTLALRAGVTLDFTPSNDEDRSVRIPSDDRRIFSLGAGWSPTPDLTVDVAYSYLTERGTFVEQDRNDLLASAATGGAPVGGASYAADYKNEAHGFGAQLTYRF is encoded by the coding sequence ATGAATAATAAGTTCAATAAGCTCACCCTGGCTGCTGCCATCACAGCCGCCTTCGCCAGCCAAGCCCATGCGGGCGGGTACCAAATCAATGAGCAGAGCGTTAGTGGGCAGGGCTATGGCCATGCAGGCCGAAGCTCGAATGTACATGATGCCACCATCGTATACGGCAACCCGGCGGGTATGTCGTTTTTAGACCGGGCGCAGATTACTGCAGGTGCTACTTATCTAAATGTTAGTACTGATATTTCTAACGCCGAAGCTTCTCGTACTTTAGACTCAGGTTTGGCCACTGGTGTAGGGCCAAGCGGTAGCCAAATTCCTGTAGGCAGTATCCCTGGGGGTAATGATGGAGATATGGTGCCGGGTACAGCGATTCCCTTTGCTTTCTATGCGCACCCAGTCAATGATCAGCTAGCGTTTGGTTTTGGTGTATATGCGCCGTTTGGCTCTAAAACTGATTATGAAGATGATTTCCAAGGCCGCTATTTTGGCAATTACACCGAGCTGACGGTAGTCAGTGCCCAGCCGACGGTTTCTTATCGCTTTAATGAGCAGTGGGCGGTAGGTGTGGGTGTGACCTATAACCAAGTAGAAGGGGAGTTGCGTCGTCAGCTTCCTTCAGAGGCAACGTTTAATCCAGCTAACGACATTGACTCTCGTGTAGACGGTGAAGACGAGGCGTGGGGCTATAATTTGGGGGTAATTTATCGCCCGGCGCCTGAAACAACCTTGGGTTTAACCTATCGCTCGAAAGTTGACTATGAGCTAGAAGGTAATTTTACTGCGACTGACCCGTTAGGAAATTTGGTTCGCGCTGATAACGCAAACTTGGATCTAACGACACCCGAAACTGTTAACTTCTCTCTAACTCAACAGATGACTGACCGCCTTAAGCTGATGTTTGGTGCCTCATGGGTGCGGTGGAGCCAGTTTGAAGAAATCCGGGTTGTTAATGATCAGGGTGGTCCAATTACCGACGAGCAGCAAAATTACGAAAATGTTTGGGCCTTTGCTACCGGCGGCGAGTATCAGCTAACCCCCACATTGGCGCTACGCGCTGGGGTAACGTTAGATTTCACACCATCCAATGATGAAGATCGCAGTGTGCGCATTCCTTCGGATGATCGTCGAATTTTCTCTTTAGGTGCTGGATGGAGTCCAACGCCTGATCTGACGGTTGATGTTGCATACTCCTATCTGACCGAGCGTGGCACTTTTGTTGAGCAAGATCGTAATGACTTGTTGGCAAGCGCTGCTACCGGCGGCGCGCCAGTAGGCGGAGCCTCCTACGCAGCTGACTATAAAAACGAAGCCCACGGCTTCGGCGCGCAGTTAACCTATCGCTTTTAA